The region aatatctaatcatgacattagaataatattaagtagaatgtaggaaaaacTATAGTGGCACAAGTAGAGAAATAATAGAAACTAGCATTATTGGTTTATTGTAAATCTAAAGTGAGGTAATTCTGACTAACATAGTTgggcatgctgataagctaacaaaaaCATGATAACAAAAAGATATAAAGAACCACAGACCCCGAGGTTCAAAGGCATTCAAGAATTTTGCTTTCTGAGTGACACGGTTTTTTGTTtacaaataaaagacctacttcttgaagaactcttcgcatctcctggtgattctctacattttctccatgacaagagtaacttgcaagtggtggtattctacgtatctgctgcccttgtccttctagatggtagtggtcatggatttggaaggtgctgtctaagggtctttggtgaagttctgtaatgcatcttgcaggttgtacacactgctactactgagcatcaatggtgccAATCAActtgactgctttgtcctggatggtgttaagctgcaTGAGCATTGTTGAAGCTGAACTGATCTAGGCAAGAAGGGAGTATTCCATTATGCTCCTGATTTGTGCCCTGCAGATggtgggctttggggagtcaggagatgaggtTCCTGatttctgacctgttcttatagccacTATATtcatgtggcaagtccagttcagtttctggtcaatggtaacatcaTTCAATATCAAAAGGCAGTGGTttgattgcctcttattggagatggtcataacTTGCCATTTGAGTGGTGTGAATTTTACATGCCACTTATCAGCacaaacctagatattgtccagacttttttgcatttgaacatggacagcttcaggATCTGTTGGAGACATGACTGCTGCtcaacattatgcaatcatcagtgaacatgcccacatctgaccttatgatggagggaagatcattgataaagcagctaaagCTGGTTTGGCCTCAGACACcacgctgaggaactcctgcagtgaggCTTGAAgactgagttgactgacctccaacaaccacaagcatccacttttGTGCTAgccatgactccaaccaatggagaacCCATAGTCCACTCTTCATTACCCATTgattcagttttgctaggactccttaaTGCTATTTGTGGCCAAATGCTGCCTGATGGCAAGGGGAGTCACtctcatctctggagttcagcttaCTTGTCTATGTTTGACctaggctataatgaggtcaggagttgagtggccccgGCCAAATCGAAACTGAGTATTAGTTCACTCCTTTAAAATCAGTAGTTTGATCTGATAGGGTGCAACAAGCTTCTGATGAGAAGTTGCTGACAGTCATATGATCAGCTACTTACTGTTCTGGGTTTAGATTCCATTTACCCAAGGTGTCAGTATCTTGAGAAGAAATTCTGGAGGTTTGATGGAAAGACAGACTATGTTTcagagaaaataatcttttcatATTTTGACACTAAAGTTATTGTATATCTCCTCTTTCCCCACCACTCTTCATCACATTAACGTCAGTGCATTTAGCTGTCTTCATCATTTTCTCCTGAAATCCATCAAATCACCACTACATTTACAGTTTTTTGACTGCATCAACAGGGTCTGATAGGGAAACATTTTTCCAATTGTGAGCAGACTAAAACAAATAACACTGAGTATAAGTTGCTTAGTAATAGATCCAATAAGCAATTGTAATTAGAATGTCGAAATCACGACAAGTGAAGCAGTTgagatgaaaagtagaaatagaTGTAATTGGAAACTAAATAAATACATGGGAGATAAAAGAAGGAAGGTTAGGCTGATAGAGTTAGATGAAATAAGAAGGATGATGGTTTGGGTCGAGCATTAGTGTTGGGAAATCTCCCAAAAGTAATGATGTAGAGCTCATTGAATTACCTTGTTCAGAAATCTTTTTGTATTTTGAGCAGGTGAAGTACTGAAATTCTACAGTGATAGTCAGCTCCTATCAAAATGTTCTGATGACCATAATGTTTTTTGTCTGGGATGTTCAAAGTGAACATCTTTTATCTATGATACAAGGTCACACAAATATGAGATTTGAATGACACCTTTCACTCACTTTTAGGTATTCAGTACATATTTATGACTTGGCCATGATCTATAATCTAGAATTTGACATCAAACTTAGTTGTACATCATTTATCAATTCTGTAAACAAGTAACCATTTGGTAATAAGGGCAGCACAacggttcagtagttagcactgccgcTTCACAGCATgtgggactcaggtttgattccagccttggtgactgtgtggagtttgcaattctccccatgtctgtttctgccagatgctccagtttcctcccacaatccaaagttgtgcatgTTGCGTGGACTGGCCATACttaattgtcccacagtgcccaggaatgtgcaggtgagctggattagccattggaattGAAGGGTTATTATGATAGATTGGGGAGGGCAGTtctaggtgagatgctcttcagagggtcaatgcaaacttgatgggccaaatgacatctttctgcactgtaggaattctgttaCTAAAGAACTTGTGCAGTGCTGACAGAAGAGACATTTAGTCAAAGATTTTCATGCTGACTGTTggcccacaatgtcattagggagggaattgttCATAATGTTCTTACCTGTTGCCTTTGCCAGAgagttatttcatttaaaaaacacaaacTAGATTACTACCATTGGTTGTTACTTCTAATGAAATCATAAACTCATTCTTCTAGAATGTACTCAAAATTATGCTGGGATGATTAAAAGAAGGCAAGTCAGTAATTCTGTTTAAAATTCTCTGTTATGAAGCAAAGAAGGgatatttttccccttttttgGAAACATGCTACTTAATGTCCAAATCTTGAAACCAGAAGAACTTGTGTTTATATCgagcctttcacaacctcagacaTTGCACACATTGTAAAGACTATGAAGCCTTTCAAAGTACAACACTATTGTAATATGGAAACACAGCAACCAAGTTGTGTAAAACAACATCCCATAAGCAATGATGTGACAAATGACTGTTTAATCCTTTTCAGCGACACCCATTCactgataaatattggtcagaataCCTGGAGAAATCATCCCCAGCCTTCTTCAAGAAGTGCCAAGAGATATTTTGCACACAGACAGAGCAGAAGATGTCTATTTAACATCTCAATCCAAATGTGCAGCTCCAGTACTGCAATGAGATGTCAGCCTAGAATATAGGTTCAGTGTCTGAAGCAAAAGTATTTCCTAATTTTCCTCAGCATTTACCTAATGGTTAAATACCAAACACCACCAGCAAAGGATTGAAATATAAAACATGCCCTGTTGTGACATTACTCCTTCCAAGATAGCTCTGATTTTAAATATAACAGTTGAATCATTTTGCACAAAGTTACTTTTAATACTGTGGTCATCATATGTCATTGCATCTTTAACATTAAAGTGATTTGCATGCATAACTACTCTGATATTATTTGTCTGTTCACATTTACTTCTGAAACCTCTTGATGCAGAAGGAATGTTGTAGAACCAGCTGCCAAGAAACAACTAGATGTTCCCGCAACCAGAAGTGTATTGTTTGGAGAAAATTGGCAGGTGGAAATGAAATCCAATTCACActatgaaaagaaaaacaaatcttcAAATTATGGAAATTCTATCACAGCAGTCTGAAATTAAGGTACAGATTGCATttacaatgaaaatgttttttccagCATAAACATGTAATCAGTTTATTTCCTAACCAACctgctcagaaatgttattatacacctctgaatTAGGTGGGACTTAAACCGGGGCCTCCTGCTCCAGAGTCAGGGACACTACTTGAAGAGCCACCTTGTAATCAGTGTAAACTAACCATTGACTAGATAGCAAATTGTTCATATCAAATAGAAAAGGCTTGAAAATATATTACCATAAGGATCTTCTTACACTTTCCGTCCTCACAATCCCACACACGAATCTATGAGAACAAAGTGAGAGGGAGTCAGCCTTGCTGTCTTTGGACAATAAGAATTCCAATACAAGTCAATCCTTTCACACTCACCGTTTCATCTTCTGCTGCTGTTGCCAATAGAATTGAATCCATGGAGAATGAGAGGGCCGTTATCCGGCCATAGTGCTCCTTCAGAAGAAAGATCAGGAATCTCTTTCTTGGATCCCATACACGTATAGTCTTGTCCCAGGAACCTGAAGCCTATGAAACAATCAGAAGAATTTATCCTTATTAGAATTTGGGTAATAACTTGATTGTCTGTGCATGTCATATCTTTTATAGGATATTGTTTTGCTAATTTTCCCTCCTGAAGCCACTGACTTAATGTGGCTTGGTTACATAAATAATTCCAGTATCTTCACCAACAAATTATCCATCATTTGTCAAACCATGGAGAATGCATTGGGTCATTAGAACAGAGCCTGATCTTTTATTCATCAGGCATTTACATATGTATTTTCTAACTTGACACTTCAAAGTAGGAGCAAAACTGACTTCTTCcctaaaataaaatacaaaatactgttgatgctggaaatctgaaacaaacacagagaaagctggagaaactcagcaggtctggcagcatctgtggagagaggaacagggtTACTGTTTCCAGTCTGGTGTGATTGATGTTCTGAAGAATAATCATACTGGTCTCAAAAggctaactctgtttccctctccacagacgctccagatctactgagtttctccagcattctctggatTTGATGTCTTCCCTGGTAATCCAGGTGAGCCAAGGCAAATTTTAGGACACTACTGTCAGTCTAGCTAAGATCAAGTAGCTTAACTTCAGCCAGCGGTTTTCTTTGATTGGCTCCATACCACAATATACACTCAATATAACCAGTAAGGCTTTGGTCATTCTGTGTTCATGGTATTTTGACATCTACAGTTTCTATTTCATTTCACCATTCAGCTCACCAGCATTCCAATTCCAGAAAAGGCTACACAGCTCACATTGCCCTTGTGGCCTTCCAAGGTGAATGTTCGTCCCGCTCTTCGTAAATTCCATACTCTTACTGTATAATCCCAGGATCCAGTGGCCTGTACAAGAAGATCAACAGGTTATTCAAAGAATTCTCTAAGAACCAACAGTGAAAAAGCATGGCctggatttacaaggatggctgTGATTGTAGCAGCTATGttatttggaaatgtatttgCTATCACAGAGGTCATTAAAAATATCACCATTCAGACTTTCAGTTGCACCTCTAATGGACTTTATAAATTTCAATGTATTAAACAGTACTTTTTTCATATTTCAATGGTCTTGCATTGTCCCATGCCAATTCTCTGCCCGAGATGTGGTTCCTGAGATTCCCTCACCCTCTGTTACCTCATCCATTGCTTATGTGTGGGTCAAGACTGTGAGTGTTGTTTGGCCTTTGTTTGTGGTGAATTATAGCTGAACGCAACCCTGCCCAGATCTGAAATGCTCACAGCTTACAGCTAAGGCCAGTGGAGATCATTGGCGAGTGGGAAATCTGACTCTGTCATCATCAGCTTCAAGTTGATTAATTATATGTTCACCTCTCTTTCCACCTTTAAACACGTTGGAACTTATCTCCATAATGATGCTTCCAcacatcttttctaaatcctGCAATACGATCCAACATGCACTCCATCATTCATTTTATCCAGTTTTAATCTTTCCCCACCTTTCACTACTTTATAACAACTACGTATGGAGagctggtggtgcagtggtatgtcactgggctagtattTTAGATTCCCCAGGTTAATATGCTGGGGATATGAGTTAAACCCCACACAGATGctaaatatgaattcaataaaaatctgaattttaaaaaatctaacatGATGTCAACCATGCAAACGCTGTCAactgttgtaaaaaaaaaccactcagttctctaatgtcctttagaaaagggttacgctgtccttacctggtctggcctatacatgattccagattcacagcaaagtggttgagcTTTAACCACTCTCTtagcaattaaagatggacattacatgctggcctagctagtgatgcttgtatcccatgaacaaatgaataaaaatatggcAGTAGTTCCTAAGGTAGCACTAAATGAATTTGTGTAGTAAATATGATGTGATAATTAGAGGCACAATATAAGTATAATCATGTAGGAAACCAGGTTACCAAAAGATCTCTGTGGATTGAAAATGCACAGGTTTTGATGACATTCTGATGCCCAGAAAAAGTCTTCACAGGCTGGCCTGACTGTTAAAAGAAATAAGACATTAAATAGATTAAAGAGTAAGTTGTACATTGACAGGAAAAGACAAGTGTTAAGCCAAGATTTACAAAGGGCCACCAAGGCCTCTCTTCATTAGACAGAGTAAATACTTCTATAGATTGGGAGGCGCACCACTCCACCAAGTATAGGCCAAGGTGAGGAGACAGGCCAGCAACTTCTCTGTGAGTTTCAGGAGTTTGCTGACAAGTTCAAATGGGAACTGAAAGTACAGGGTGGGGGAACCAGTTGCTGGCTATGATTTCCCTAAATTATCTAATTAGCATTCAGAAGGTGGGCTCAGCATTCAGTTAAGAATAGCAGGCTCTCAGCACTGAATCAGAAAGCCTCTTCAAGCAAGACAGATATGGCATTCCAAGATGGAGGCACCCTCTCTCCATCCCCTTAAAAAATAGACTGTACAACCAGCACACTTTCCACAGGTGCCTTGGGCTGCCCCATGACCAGGCAGGGGGGAGGACTTGGGAAGATGTCTCTAGATTTATCTGGTGCTCAGATGTTAGTCTGTTGCCTCCTAACCCCACACCTCCAGGTGCCAGTAGGGTGAATGAAAACCAGCCTCTCAGAATAAATCTGAATTGGCCTCTATCATATTGTGGTTACCCATTACTGGTGTAAAACAGTCCTGGATAGTCCCAACAAACTGTCCACTTCAATGTTCCTCCATACTGGGGCTACAAATCTTGACCCACATCATCTTCCTGCAGCAACAGCCACTTACAAGAGAGGGATCTTAGAGGAAATAAAACCAAAGGAGTCAATCAGAGTATTCATTGCAAAGTGTCAGTCTCCATGTAGATATTGTGGATCAAATGAGGAGACTGCACGCTCAGGCAGACAGCATTGAATGTTCAGTTCCTTAGTTTGGAATTTGTCATACATATCCCAGATGTCATACTTATCAAAATTATCTGTTCACCATGGAAATACCACTACGCCATCATCACAGCTCTTTTAGTACAGAAATGTACTGCAGAATCATCATTCAGAATAACCAGCTTGCCTTTAAGCAAATTAATACAtttgaaatgctgcagaaacttacAAACAAGGTTTCAAAGCACTTGTGTTGAAAATCAGCAAGTGATTCCTTTCTTATTAATGGATTCAGACCTAGGAGTCACTGAAAGAGCAGCCTGACAACAGCCTAGTGCCTGCAGTGAAATTTAATTCAAAACCTTTTGACTCAGGATATGCCCAAGTCATGTCTGACACATGTTGGTGGAAACCCTTTAATATATAAAGACCAGGGACAGAGCTTGATAATTTAATTAGAGGCAAGACCTGATGCCACTGGATGGGCTACCGTTTCAAACCTAGCCTCACGCCAAGTGTTCTGATCATCAACACTTTGGCTCAAGGCAGGAATCAGGTGGCAAATCCATCATATTCAAATTATTGTCCAATTAAGCATGCAACTAGGCTATTATCAATTCTTTAAAAGCTGAATCTGAACTTTCCATGGCAAGTTAAGAGGGTATCTTGGGATCTACACTGAGTCTAGAACTGCTAAATGGAGAAAGGCAGTGACACCGTGGGAGGCAGCCatttccattcaatgagatgagtTGACAGGGACCTCCAACCATTGATCAGCAGATGAGCAGATAGTTAGCACAGCATATGGTCTATGCATGTGCT is a window of Chiloscyllium plagiosum isolate BGI_BamShark_2017 chromosome 30, ASM401019v2, whole genome shotgun sequence DNA encoding:
- the LOC122564662 gene encoding WD repeat-containing protein 38-like, whose product is MRLTEAELIDIPSYEMVYFVQVNHCIFSRDSQLLLTGSDDCNLCVWDVKNGKLLSKVKGHTGPVKACAFSNDSKLFASGSSDCTARIWSTKTGQCLHILQGHTKIVETVCFSHDSSLLASGSWDYTAILWDAVSGQPVKTFSGHQNVIKTCAFSIHRDLLATGSWDYTVRVWNLRRAGRTFTLEGHKGNVSCVAFSGIGMLASGSWDKTIRVWDPRKRFLIFLLKEHYGRITALSFSMDSILLATAAEDETIRVWDCEDGKCKKILMCELDFISTCQFSPNNTLLVAGTSSCFLAAGSTTFLLHQEVSEVNVNRQIISE